One genomic window of Eggerthella timonensis includes the following:
- a CDS encoding MarR family transcriptional regulator — protein sequence MTQTPSALFDSANFVVLYIRCDAFERCLRAHGLSATQLAVLLKLEEIDGAETAIQDLAELVRVQPNVVTQAANELERLGFAERCTRSGDGRSKYLLVTKRGREFLSQFDGELYVALEDLFSPEGGMQIRDVFERGLRIGARVGELWSESFVERYPSATNLVAVTSFLRRVERELRKGEGTTLSEARVLQRLDEVSLPMRVVDLSTYLRLPAATVTRAASKLEQSGLVERLVSRHDRKAVYFDLTDKGRLSAASIERTLNRLSNEMYWGRLPADDLSVTDRIKEHTLAVIRSAEQRERDERLAALESAARR from the coding sequence ATGACGCAGACCCCCTCGGCGCTCTTCGATTCGGCGAACTTCGTGGTGCTCTACATCCGCTGCGATGCGTTCGAGCGCTGCCTGCGGGCGCACGGGCTCAGTGCAACGCAGCTTGCCGTGCTGCTCAAGCTCGAGGAGATCGACGGTGCCGAAACCGCCATCCAGGACCTCGCGGAGCTCGTGCGCGTCCAGCCGAACGTGGTCACCCAGGCCGCCAACGAGCTCGAGCGGCTCGGATTCGCCGAGCGCTGCACGCGAAGCGGGGACGGCCGTTCGAAGTACCTGCTGGTCACCAAGCGGGGACGGGAGTTCCTTTCTCAGTTCGACGGCGAGCTTTACGTGGCGCTGGAGGATCTGTTCTCACCCGAGGGCGGCATGCAGATTCGCGACGTTTTCGAGCGAGGCCTGCGCATCGGCGCGCGAGTGGGAGAGCTGTGGTCCGAGTCGTTCGTCGAGCGGTATCCTTCGGCCACCAACCTCGTGGCGGTCACTTCGTTTTTGCGCCGCGTCGAGCGCGAGCTGCGCAAAGGGGAGGGGACCACGCTGAGCGAGGCGCGCGTGCTGCAACGGCTCGACGAAGTGAGCCTGCCCATGCGTGTGGTCGACCTGTCCACCTACCTGCGCCTTCCTGCGGCTACCGTAACGCGCGCGGCATCGAAGCTTGAACAGTCGGGTCTTGTCGAACGGCTGGTCAGCCGCCATGATCGCAAGGCCGTCTACTTCGATCTCACCGACAAGGGCCGTTTGTCTGCCGCGTCCATCGAGCGCACGCTCAACCGCCTCAGCAACGAGATGTACTGGGGACGGCTTCCGGCCGACGACCTGTCGGTCACCGATCGAATCAAGGAGCACACGCTTGCCGTCATCCGCTCCGCCGAGCAGCGCGAGCGCGACGAGCGCCTCGCGGCCTTGGAATCGGCGGCTCGCCGCTAG
- a CDS encoding FAD-binding protein produces MRSSAASRKGREADGNRIESKGVPAGDGCERFGRRRRGDAGGVRFGGGRPEGGCQGGACGSRGPDGRSFVVFDSNWDEYLQTFGQKACREPIQEGVARQPLVPEYYQDYHAGVQDAIDAGIIKECGTLAELAEELGLDADVLVRTVEDWNAMVATGHDDEVFPYEDGWLHPVDTPPYYGAKISGNLFMTQTGLLVNTRLQVLDTEGRAIPGLYAGWHTAGGAAAPVAVTSMAFDTGGVSKSYLGGYLAAESIAELE; encoded by the coding sequence ATGCGGTCGAGTGCCGCGAGTCGGAAGGGAAGGGAAGCCGATGGGAACCGAATTGAATCGAAGGGAGTTCCTGCTGGGGATGGGTGCGAGCGGTTTGGCCGTCGCAGGCGCGGGGATGCTGGCGGGGTGCGCTTCGGGGGAGGACGCCCAGAGGGCGGCTGCCAAGGAGGAGCCTGCGGAAGCCGTGGGCCGGACGGACGCTCCTTCGTCGTGTTCGACTCCAACTGGGACGAGTACCTCCAGACGTTCGGGCAGAAGGCGTGCCGGGAGCCCATCCAAGAGGGCGTCGCCCGCCAGCCGCTCGTCCCCGAGTACTATCAGGACTACCATGCGGGCGTCCAGGACGCGATCGATGCGGGCATCATCAAGGAATGCGGTACGCTTGCAGAGCTGGCCGAAGAGCTCGGACTCGATGCCGACGTGCTCGTGCGCACGGTTGAGGATTGGAACGCCATGGTGGCGACCGGGCACGACGACGAGGTCTTCCCCTATGAGGACGGCTGGCTGCATCCTGTCGACACGCCGCCCTACTACGGGGCGAAGATCAGCGGGAACCTGTTCATGACGCAGACGGGGCTGCTCGTGAACACGAGGTTGCAAGTGCTTGACACCGAAGGGCGCGCGATCCCCGGCCTGTACGCCGGTTGGCATACCGCCGGCGGCGCGGCGGCGCCCGTTGCCGTGACCAGCATGGCATTCGACACAGGCGGCGTGAGCAAGTCCTACCTTGGCGGCTATCTGGCTGCGGAGAGCATCGCCGAGCTCGAGTAG
- a CDS encoding FMN-binding protein, producing MVDIKRKVRRTARAAGAAAVCASFALGAAGCGGAQAAGKYVPGTYTGEGNGMSGPIKVELTVDAESIASVDSITDSGETKGVGGKEAIEDGTFAAQIIEAQSSEIDGVSGATVTTGGVKQAVDNALAQAANE from the coding sequence ATGGTCGACATCAAACGGAAGGTTCGCCGCACTGCCCGCGCGGCCGGCGCGGCGGCGGTGTGCGCCTCGTTCGCGCTGGGCGCCGCCGGCTGCGGCGGGGCCCAGGCGGCGGGCAAGTACGTGCCCGGAACCTACACGGGCGAGGGCAACGGCATGAGCGGCCCCATAAAGGTAGAGCTCACGGTGGACGCGGAGTCCATCGCCAGCGTCGACTCCATAACTGATTCCGGCGAGACCAAGGGCGTCGGCGGCAAGGAGGCCATCGAGGACGGCACCTTCGCCGCCCAGATCATCGAGGCCCAGTCCTCCGAGATAGACGGCGTGTCCGGCGCCACGGTGACCACGGGCGGCGTCAAGCAGGCGGTGGACAACGCGCTCGCCCAGGCGGCGAACGAGTAA
- a CDS encoding FAD-binding protein, which produces MEKTMDRRDFLLGMGAGGLAMAGAGLLGGCAAPAPEGAAQAKAAPDEGGASDGAPKGIASTAPIEPVGVPQAWDKEADVVVVGMGGGGLNAASRARQLGLSVIIIDKLARPGGNSQSATMFTIGGGTPEQDAVGFATPSFPYEVDKWVDHMMTGLGQGGNPEMLRLIGENMPKCFSWMTETYGLEWTMGPNASYFFVQQDGMTKIIDAASSYAQGEGAEFIQSCEAQALVMDGDRVVGVKAKQGDGSEIFLHGSKAVLLTGGGFAANKDLLAEHCPSALERAKACYLANTDTGECFRMGLGAGADIVNRNCYTMFDGGMDWEGHGGEWCHYLFDGATQLVRQPWLAIKKDGSRIRYIDIMESMGALTDLAAVQSASPGGESYVVFDGRWDDYLKGVENYMSGFCQYECRMPVQDGMYKQADIPEYYQDYHQGVQDAIDVGVICECDTLEELARELGLDEEVLGASVEKWNDMVASGKDDFVYPYKEQWLHPISEPPFYGAKLGGFLFMTQTGLLVNTKMQVVSSTGAVIPGLYAGWHTAGGAGAPDTVTSMTFDTGGVSKSYLGGYLAAGFIAEEE; this is translated from the coding sequence ATGGAAAAGACGATGGACAGGCGCGATTTCCTGCTGGGCATGGGGGCGGGAGGCCTCGCCATGGCGGGGGCCGGCCTGCTGGGCGGCTGCGCCGCTCCTGCTCCCGAGGGAGCGGCTCAGGCGAAGGCGGCGCCCGACGAAGGAGGGGCTTCCGATGGGGCGCCGAAGGGCATAGCCTCCACGGCGCCCATCGAGCCGGTCGGCGTTCCGCAGGCGTGGGACAAGGAAGCCGACGTCGTGGTGGTGGGCATGGGCGGAGGAGGCTTGAACGCCGCTTCGCGCGCACGGCAGCTGGGCCTCTCGGTCATCATCATCGACAAGCTGGCGCGCCCCGGCGGCAACAGCCAGAGCGCCACCATGTTCACCATCGGGGGCGGCACGCCCGAGCAAGACGCCGTCGGCTTCGCCACGCCGTCGTTCCCCTACGAGGTCGACAAATGGGTCGACCATATGATGACGGGCCTGGGCCAGGGCGGCAACCCCGAGATGCTGCGCCTCATCGGCGAGAACATGCCGAAGTGCTTCAGCTGGATGACCGAGACCTACGGGCTCGAGTGGACGATGGGTCCGAACGCGTCCTATTTCTTCGTGCAGCAGGACGGCATGACCAAGATCATCGACGCTGCCTCGTCCTATGCCCAGGGCGAGGGCGCGGAGTTCATCCAGAGCTGCGAGGCGCAAGCCCTCGTGATGGATGGGGATCGCGTCGTGGGCGTGAAGGCGAAGCAGGGCGACGGTTCGGAGATCTTCCTGCACGGCTCGAAGGCGGTGCTGCTTACCGGCGGCGGCTTCGCGGCCAACAAAGACCTGCTCGCCGAGCACTGTCCGAGCGCGCTCGAGCGCGCCAAGGCGTGCTACCTGGCCAACACCGATACCGGAGAGTGCTTCCGCATGGGGCTCGGCGCGGGCGCGGACATCGTGAACCGCAACTGCTACACCATGTTCGACGGCGGGATGGACTGGGAGGGCCATGGCGGCGAATGGTGCCACTACCTGTTCGACGGTGCCACGCAGCTCGTGCGTCAGCCATGGCTGGCCATCAAGAAGGATGGATCGCGCATCCGCTACATCGACATCATGGAGAGCATGGGCGCGCTGACCGATCTGGCCGCCGTGCAAAGCGCGTCTCCCGGAGGCGAGAGCTACGTGGTGTTCGACGGCCGTTGGGACGACTATCTCAAGGGCGTCGAGAACTACATGTCGGGCTTTTGCCAGTACGAATGCCGCATGCCCGTGCAGGACGGCATGTACAAGCAGGCCGATATCCCCGAGTACTACCAGGACTACCATCAGGGCGTGCAGGATGCCATCGACGTGGGCGTCATCTGCGAGTGCGACACCCTCGAGGAGCTTGCCCGCGAATTGGGGCTTGACGAGGAGGTGCTGGGCGCGTCGGTGGAGAAGTGGAACGACATGGTGGCCTCGGGCAAGGACGACTTCGTCTACCCCTACAAGGAGCAGTGGCTCCATCCCATCTCCGAACCGCCTTTCTACGGCGCCAAGCTGGGAGGCTTCCTGTTCATGACGCAGACGGGCCTGCTCGTCAACACGAAGATGCAGGTTGTGTCCTCGACGGGCGCGGTCATCCCCGGGCTGTACGCGGGCTGGCATACCGCCGGCGGCGCGGGAGCGCCCGACACGGTGACCAGCATGACCTTCGACACGGGCGGCGTGAGCAAGTCCTATCTGGGCGGTTACCTGGCCGCCGGCTTCATCGCAGAGGAGGAGTGA
- a CDS encoding MarR family winged helix-turn-helix transcriptional regulator, whose translation MRTLPYFDSVNFIVLDERYRLLDRVLVANDLSLTKHCVLLKCVELEGVKVPTKDIAEMLGLKPSIVTQAVNDLEGRGLVERLASEADARAKHVVIASAGRELVDKVDGELYASMRELFNPEGNAENRGFLERGLRVGGKIGGIWSTKLIEAFPSSTNLTAISLFRRSVEQELKDATRLSLSECRVLQRLDEAGEPLRIGDLADQMRLSPTIATRAGAGLERAGLVRRLLSPDDRKAVYLEPTEEGERVQDAIAERLDAIGRDRYWGRLDAQDLEATMKIRELFDLARNRRAEEERRRALASLEAR comes from the coding sequence ATGCGCACCTTGCCCTACTTCGATTCTGTGAACTTCATCGTGCTCGACGAGCGCTACCGTCTTCTCGACCGGGTGCTCGTCGCCAACGATCTCAGCCTCACGAAGCATTGCGTGCTGCTGAAGTGCGTCGAGCTCGAAGGCGTCAAAGTGCCTACCAAGGATATAGCGGAGATGCTCGGGCTCAAGCCGAGCATCGTCACCCAGGCGGTCAACGACCTCGAGGGCCGGGGCCTCGTCGAGCGCCTCGCGTCGGAGGCTGACGCGCGCGCGAAGCACGTCGTCATCGCGTCGGCCGGCCGCGAGCTCGTCGACAAGGTGGACGGGGAGCTGTACGCTTCGATGCGGGAGCTGTTCAATCCCGAGGGCAACGCCGAGAACCGCGGGTTCCTCGAGCGGGGTCTGCGCGTGGGCGGCAAGATCGGCGGCATATGGTCGACGAAGCTGATCGAGGCGTTCCCCTCGTCGACGAACCTGACCGCTATCTCCTTGTTCAGGCGCAGCGTCGAACAGGAGCTCAAGGATGCGACGAGGCTCTCGCTCAGCGAATGCCGCGTGCTCCAGCGCCTCGACGAGGCAGGCGAGCCCCTCCGTATCGGCGATCTGGCCGATCAGATGAGGCTCTCGCCGACGATCGCCACGCGCGCGGGCGCGGGCCTCGAACGCGCGGGCCTCGTTCGGCGCCTCTTGAGCCCCGACGACCGCAAAGCCGTCTACCTCGAGCCCACCGAGGAGGGGGAGCGGGTGCAGGACGCGATCGCCGAGCGCCTCGACGCGATTGGGCGCGACCGTTATTGGGGACGTCTCGACGCGCAGGATCTCGAGGCCACGATGAAGATCCGCGAGCTCTTCGACCTCGCGAGGAACCGTCGAGCCGAGGAGGAGCGCCGCCGCGCCCTCGCATCGCTTGAAGCCCGCTGA
- a CDS encoding FAD-dependent oxidoreductase produces MEKGIDRRSFLVGGAAAGIMAMAGGALAGCATGKADGADAASGKTGTAQGEAKAEVARNDRTAPIEPVAVPEKWDKEVDVVVVGAGGGGLNAASRACQEGLSCVVLEKLTQPGGNTQSATMFTLPGGTALQNEAQIALPEYPYDAVKWNEFIAKSYHNGYNPDMIKLIGENIVPCFDWMTETYGLEWQLGNGGTYATVAPVGMTVITEAAYRYATENGAEFLLGCEALALVMDGERVVGVKAKAQDGSEIHLHGKKGVLLTGGGFAANKDLLAEYCPSAVRRAVSCYLTSTDSGECFRMGLGAGAMVSARNSFAMFDGGMDWENHGGEWCRYLYDGSTQLVRQPWLSIDCAGRRMRYIPTKVGGALTDQATVETSTPDNRAYVIFDSNWDEYLQTFGQKACREPIQDGVARQSYVPAYYQDYHAGVQDAIDAGLIFVCDTLDELAEKLGLDAGVVKASVDDWNAMVASGHDDFVFPLEDEWLHPVDAPPYYGAKIGGNLFQSKTGLLINTKMQVLNTKGTVIPGLYAGWYTAASGIDDHLSTMAASVGGVSNSYLGGFLAIGTIAEEE; encoded by the coding sequence ATGGAGAAGGGGATAGACAGAAGGTCGTTCCTCGTCGGCGGCGCGGCCGCCGGCATCATGGCGATGGCTGGAGGCGCGCTTGCGGGATGCGCGACCGGGAAGGCCGACGGAGCCGATGCGGCTTCCGGCAAGACCGGGACGGCGCAGGGCGAGGCGAAGGCCGAAGTCGCGCGGAACGATCGCACGGCCCCCATCGAGCCGGTGGCCGTGCCGGAGAAATGGGACAAGGAGGTCGACGTCGTGGTGGTGGGCGCGGGCGGCGGCGGCCTGAACGCGGCCTCGCGCGCTTGCCAAGAGGGACTCTCCTGCGTCGTTCTGGAGAAGCTGACGCAGCCCGGCGGCAACACGCAGAGCGCGACCATGTTCACGCTGCCTGGCGGCACTGCGCTGCAGAACGAGGCGCAGATCGCGCTCCCCGAATACCCTTACGACGCGGTCAAGTGGAACGAGTTCATCGCGAAGAGCTACCATAACGGATACAACCCCGACATGATCAAGCTCATCGGCGAAAACATCGTCCCGTGCTTCGATTGGATGACCGAGACCTACGGCTTGGAATGGCAGCTGGGCAACGGCGGCACTTACGCCACGGTGGCCCCGGTGGGAATGACCGTCATCACGGAGGCGGCCTACCGCTACGCCACGGAGAACGGGGCGGAGTTCCTGCTCGGATGCGAGGCGTTGGCGCTCGTCATGGACGGCGAGCGCGTCGTGGGCGTGAAGGCGAAGGCTCAGGACGGCTCCGAGATTCACCTGCACGGCAAGAAGGGCGTCCTGCTCACGGGAGGCGGCTTCGCGGCGAACAAGGACCTGCTCGCCGAGTACTGCCCCTCCGCGGTGCGCCGGGCGGTGTCGTGCTACCTCACGAGCACCGACTCCGGGGAATGCTTCCGCATGGGGCTCGGCGCAGGGGCCATGGTCTCGGCGCGCAACAGCTTCGCCATGTTCGACGGCGGCATGGACTGGGAGAACCATGGCGGCGAGTGGTGCCGCTACCTCTACGACGGGTCGACCCAGCTCGTGCGCCAGCCATGGCTTTCCATCGATTGCGCGGGGCGAAGGATGCGCTACATTCCTACGAAGGTGGGCGGGGCCCTCACCGACCAGGCCACCGTCGAGACGTCCACGCCCGACAACCGCGCCTACGTCATCTTCGACTCCAACTGGGATGAGTACCTCCAGACGTTCGGGCAGAAGGCGTGCCGCGAGCCCATCCAGGACGGCGTTGCGCGTCAGTCCTATGTTCCCGCGTACTACCAGGACTACCATGCGGGCGTCCAAGACGCCATCGATGCGGGGCTCATCTTCGTCTGCGACACTCTCGATGAGCTTGCGGAGAAGTTGGGCCTCGACGCGGGCGTCGTGAAAGCTTCGGTGGACGATTGGAACGCCATGGTCGCTTCCGGCCACGACGACTTCGTGTTCCCGCTCGAGGACGAGTGGCTTCATCCCGTGGACGCTCCGCCGTACTACGGCGCGAAGATCGGCGGGAACTTGTTCCAGTCGAAGACGGGGCTGCTCATCAACACGAAGATGCAGGTGCTCAACACGAAGGGAACGGTCATCCCCGGCCTGTACGCCGGCTGGTACACGGCGGCATCCGGTATCGACGACCATCTGAGCACCATGGCAGCTTCGGTGGGAGGGGTGAGCAACTCCTATTTGGGAGGGTTCTTGGCAATCGGGACGATTGCGGAAGAAGAGTAA
- a CDS encoding FMN-binding protein yields MKTAMGKAMRAAGAAAVCASFALATTGCAAGAAEAAGKYVPGTYTGEGNGMSGPIKVELTVDAEAITSVDGISDSGETKGVGGKEAIEDGTFAAQIVEAQSSEIDGVSGATVTTGGVKQAVENALSQAKSE; encoded by the coding sequence ATGAAGACTGCTATGGGCAAGGCCATGCGCGCAGCGGGCGCAGCGGCGGTGTGCGCCTCGTTCGCGTTGGCGACGACGGGGTGCGCCGCCGGCGCGGCGGAGGCGGCGGGCAAGTACGTGCCCGGAACCTACACGGGCGAGGGCAACGGCATGAGCGGCCCCATAAAGGTGGAGCTCACGGTGGACGCGGAGGCCATCACAAGCGTGGACGGCATCTCCGATTCCGGCGAGACCAAGGGCGTCGGCGGCAAGGAGGCCATCGAGGACGGCACCTTCGCCGCCCAGATCGTCGAGGCCCAGTCCTCCGAGATAGACGGCGTGTCCGGCGCCACGGTGACCACCGGCGGTGTGAAGCAGGCGGTGGAAAACGCGCTTTCGCAGGCGAAGAGCGAGTAA
- a CDS encoding FAD:protein FMN transferase has protein sequence MAEALMREGGLRVEYEEPDADGFASCRFFAFDTVVSIRVGTCVGAERAATAFNALESAVGLCRRFERLLSRTSAGGDVWNLNRSTGELIEVHSDTWDALRDARRFSAESGGTFDFTMGSVTRLWDFHEGIEPDADELADALAHVGWRKVELFEADEPGRRRRFARKADPFVCVDVGGTAKGLIADRVCALLRQAGVRCGYVDLGGNIAVFGGKPEGAPWLIGVRDPFGNEQPVAIVALRDGSVVTSGASERSFFRAGRLFHHILDPVTGMPVDSDLASVTLVAPTSTEADGRSTMVFAMGLERALGYVERCEELEAILVAKDGSVLSTSGLR, from the coding sequence ATGGCCGAAGCGCTGATGAGAGAGGGCGGCCTCCGCGTAGAGTACGAGGAACCCGATGCGGACGGCTTCGCGTCGTGCAGGTTTTTCGCGTTCGACACGGTGGTGTCGATACGCGTTGGGACGTGCGTCGGAGCGGAGCGCGCGGCAACCGCCTTCAACGCGCTCGAAAGCGCGGTTGGGCTGTGCCGTCGGTTCGAGCGGCTCCTATCGAGAACGTCGGCAGGCGGGGACGTATGGAATCTGAATCGCTCGACCGGAGAGCTGATCGAGGTGCATTCCGACACATGGGATGCGCTGCGGGACGCAAGGCGCTTTTCGGCAGAGAGCGGAGGAACATTCGATTTCACCATGGGAAGCGTGACGCGGCTTTGGGATTTCCATGAAGGGATCGAACCCGATGCCGATGAGCTTGCAGACGCGCTCGCCCATGTCGGATGGCGCAAGGTGGAGCTGTTCGAAGCCGACGAGCCCGGCAGGCGGCGGCGTTTCGCGCGCAAGGCCGACCCTTTCGTCTGCGTCGACGTCGGGGGCACGGCGAAGGGGCTGATAGCCGATCGCGTCTGCGCTTTGCTGCGTCAGGCGGGCGTGCGCTGCGGATACGTGGATTTGGGCGGCAACATCGCCGTGTTCGGGGGCAAGCCGGAAGGAGCTCCTTGGCTCATCGGCGTGCGCGATCCTTTCGGCAATGAGCAACCTGTCGCCATCGTGGCTCTTCGCGACGGGTCGGTTGTGACGAGCGGCGCATCGGAGCGGAGCTTTTTCCGGGCCGGAAGGCTCTTCCACCATATACTCGATCCGGTTACCGGCATGCCGGTCGATTCCGATTTGGCCAGCGTGACGCTGGTCGCCCCTACATCGACTGAGGCGGACGGGCGCTCCACCATGGTCTTCGCCATGGGGCTCGAGCGGGCTCTCGGCTATGTGGAGCGATGCGAGGAGCTCGAGGCGATCCTCGTCGCAAAGGACGGAAGCGTGCTGTCGACGAGCGGGCTGCGGTGA
- the rplS gene encoding 50S ribosomal protein L19 → MDIIRAIEQQQIKQDVPEFNVGDNVKVHYRITEGNRERIQVFQGDVIRRQGASNRETFTVRKISFSIGVERTFPVHSPKIDRIEVTRKGDVRRAKLYYLRKKVGKAAKIKEKAYR, encoded by the coding sequence ATGGATATCATTCGCGCCATCGAACAGCAGCAGATCAAGCAGGACGTCCCCGAGTTCAACGTCGGCGACAACGTGAAGGTTCACTACCGCATCACCGAGGGCAACCGCGAGCGTATCCAGGTGTTCCAGGGCGACGTCATCCGTCGCCAGGGCGCCTCGAACCGTGAGACGTTCACCGTTCGCAAGATCAGCTTCTCCATCGGCGTGGAGCGCACCTTCCCCGTGCATTCGCCGAAGATCGACCGCATCGAGGTCACGCGCAAGGGCGACGTGCGCCGCGCCAAGCTGTACTACCTCCGCAAGAAGGTGGGCAAGGCCGCGAAGATCAAGGAGAAGGCCTACCGCTAG
- a CDS encoding ribonuclease HII → MGPTVADIKQRLHEADEREFAVLERSLVADTRKGVRDAVERARQRLAADAAERRRLEALYAFERALAEGRGDGVIVGLDEVGRGPLAGPLAVGAVVLPAEPVIAGLNDSKQVKPEARERIAVQVKAVAVAWTVEYVEACDIDACGMTASLVLAFRRAIARIEEAGVHPDVVLLDGNPMRLDEREVNVVKGDGKCASIAAASIVAKVERDALMCRYAEEYPAYGFEACKGYASAAHIEAIKRYGLTPIHRASFCTAFTQPTLF, encoded by the coding sequence ATGGGACCGACCGTCGCCGATATCAAGCAGCGCCTGCACGAGGCCGACGAGCGCGAGTTCGCGGTGCTCGAGCGCTCGCTCGTGGCCGACACGCGCAAAGGCGTGCGCGATGCCGTGGAACGTGCGCGGCAGCGCCTGGCGGCCGACGCTGCGGAGCGGCGGCGCCTGGAGGCCCTATACGCGTTCGAGCGCGCGTTGGCCGAAGGCCGCGGCGACGGCGTGATCGTGGGGCTCGACGAGGTGGGCCGCGGCCCTTTGGCCGGGCCGCTGGCCGTGGGCGCGGTGGTTCTGCCCGCCGAGCCCGTCATCGCGGGGCTCAACGACTCCAAGCAGGTGAAGCCCGAAGCGCGCGAGCGCATCGCCGTGCAGGTGAAAGCCGTGGCCGTGGCGTGGACGGTCGAGTACGTGGAGGCTTGCGACATCGACGCCTGCGGCATGACGGCGTCGCTCGTGCTGGCGTTTCGGCGCGCGATCGCCCGCATCGAGGAGGCCGGCGTGCATCCTGACGTGGTGCTGCTCGACGGCAATCCGATGCGTCTCGACGAGCGAGAGGTGAACGTGGTGAAGGGCGACGGGAAATGCGCTTCCATCGCCGCCGCCTCCATCGTGGCGAAGGTGGAGCGCGACGCGCTCATGTGCCGCTATGCCGAGGAGTACCCTGCATACGGCTTCGAGGCCTGCAAGGGCTACGCGAGCGCCGCCCACATCGAGGCCATCAAGCGCTACGGGCTGACGCCCATCCACCGCGCCTCGTTCTGCACCGCCTTCACGCAGCCGACGCTGTTCTAG
- a CDS encoding YifB family Mg chelatase-like AAA ATPase, whose translation MSVQGQCVVRAATLRGVDAVPVDVEVVVSNGIPGFSIVGMADASVQESRERVKAALRSCGFAMPASKVVVNLAPGALRKTGSGFDLPIAAGILCATGQLDPRAVAGQLFVGELSLEGAVRPVAGLLAYALCAQRLGVDLVCAPVRRGFAKLDGLVRRAATSLSGFRSGPFPEAVADASPRSAAALDFRDIAGHDMAKRALQIAAAGGHGVLMSGPPGSGKTMLASRLPSILPPLAEAEAIETAVVHSVAGEEVESILGGVRPFRSPHHSASLAGLIGGGAPLRPGEISLANNGVLFLDELAEFSPSVLQGIRQPLESGRVTITRADGNVDFPARFMLVAATNPCPCGYYGDEEEPCTCTYRQMQLYRNRIGGPIMDRIDVHIAVRRIPPGEVLATGRGTSSEELRRDVLRAREYASWRRARLDEGEGPRTSEALVKACALTAQDEGFLEGAARASRLSGRAIMRTLALARTIADMEESARVERGHLCEAIGFRLREGES comes from the coding sequence ATGAGCGTGCAGGGCCAATGCGTCGTGCGGGCCGCGACGCTGCGCGGGGTGGATGCCGTCCCCGTGGACGTGGAGGTGGTCGTGTCGAACGGGATACCCGGGTTCTCCATCGTGGGAATGGCCGACGCGTCGGTGCAGGAGTCGCGCGAGCGCGTGAAAGCCGCGCTGCGCTCGTGCGGCTTCGCCATGCCCGCCAGCAAGGTGGTGGTGAACCTGGCGCCGGGCGCGCTGCGCAAGACGGGATCGGGGTTCGACTTGCCCATCGCGGCGGGCATCCTGTGCGCGACGGGTCAGCTCGACCCGCGCGCGGTGGCCGGCCAGCTGTTCGTGGGCGAGCTGTCCCTGGAGGGCGCCGTGCGCCCGGTGGCGGGGCTGCTCGCCTACGCCCTGTGCGCGCAGCGGCTCGGCGTCGACCTCGTGTGCGCGCCGGTTCGGCGGGGGTTCGCCAAGCTCGACGGGCTCGTGCGGCGCGCGGCGACGTCGCTTTCGGGGTTCCGATCGGGGCCGTTCCCGGAAGCCGTCGCCGACGCCTCGCCGCGCAGCGCCGCAGCGCTGGACTTCCGCGACATCGCCGGGCACGACATGGCGAAGCGCGCGCTGCAGATCGCGGCGGCGGGCGGCCACGGGGTGCTCATGTCGGGCCCTCCCGGTTCGGGGAAGACGATGCTCGCATCGAGGCTGCCGTCCATCCTGCCGCCGCTGGCCGAAGCCGAGGCCATCGAGACGGCGGTCGTGCATTCGGTGGCCGGCGAGGAGGTGGAGTCGATCCTCGGCGGCGTGCGGCCGTTCCGAAGCCCTCATCATTCGGCCAGCCTGGCGGGCCTCATCGGCGGCGGCGCGCCGCTGCGTCCCGGCGAGATATCGCTTGCGAACAACGGCGTGCTGTTCCTCGACGAGCTCGCCGAGTTCAGCCCCTCGGTGCTGCAGGGCATCCGCCAGCCGCTCGAGTCGGGGCGGGTCACCATCACGCGCGCCGACGGCAACGTCGACTTCCCGGCGCGGTTCATGCTGGTGGCCGCCACGAACCCGTGCCCGTGCGGCTACTACGGCGACGAGGAGGAGCCGTGCACGTGCACGTACCGCCAGATGCAGCTGTACCGCAACCGCATCGGCGGGCCCATCATGGACCGCATCGACGTGCACATCGCCGTGCGCCGCATCCCTCCCGGCGAGGTGCTGGCCACCGGGAGGGGCACGAGCTCGGAGGAGCTGCGGCGCGACGTGCTGCGGGCGCGCGAGTACGCCTCGTGGCGACGGGCGCGCTTGGACGAGGGGGAGGGTCCCCGCACGTCGGAGGCGCTCGTCAAGGCGTGCGCGCTCACGGCGCAGGACGAGGGGTTCCTCGAGGGGGCGGCGCGGGCGAGCCGCCTGAGCGGGCGCGCCATCATGCGCACGCTCGCGTTGGCCCGCACGATCGCCGATATGGAGGAGAGCGCGCGCGTGGAGCGGGGGCACCTCTGCGAGGCCATCGGGTTCCGGCTGCGGGAGGGGGAGTCGTGA